The genomic region tattgAAGAAAAATAGCAAGGTATTAAGACACGTTGATCTCACAGGCTCTTTATATTGAATCTGATATGAGAAACTGGCCAAAAACTTCGGAAGAGACTCATTGAGAACATGGAAgatcgattaaaaaaaaaatagagaaacTAGAAAGATTTCTTTTCCTCTGTCTATTTTATATTTCGTACCTGCTCATACCACTTTATAAAGCACTAAAACTTCACTCATAAATGATGAATCTCAGATTCAAGAGGAAACAAACGCACGAAAACAGAAACGGTTTGACAAACGAGACGTCTCCTCTTAAAGTGTTCATTGAAAGCAGAGCGATTGATCAGTCTAAATCAATCAGGTCCATCTCATTAAAAACTAAAGAGCGTTTCTCTTTTCTGATCACGGAGGCTGAAGGCCTGATGAACGAGCGTCTCCTCCCTCCGTATCGACACGCCGCAGAAACACTGACTCATGGATCTCAAACAATTCCCTCTGCCTCCTTTTCACTCATCTCTTTCAGCTCAGTCTCACTAAACGCAGTGATTTGTTCAGAAGATGAACCTGCTGAAAGAACGAGTTTAATGATCTGGAGCGGGTTGCTTTGCCATTTAAAATTAAGAGTAGCATCTGACGAATGAGtaattaaagaaacagttcagtCAAAATTTAAAAACCATAAAATATTTCTCCTGTCGTCATTTTTTTCAATTGTAAAACAATCAGAGCACATTCCTACTtcacaaacctttttttttttagcattaaacAACATTCAAATAAAACATGGCACAGGACaagattttttattcatattttttgttattttttccttctttttgtcatttgtgtaatgTCAAATTCACCTTCGTCAACACTACTGGACGTAAAGGTTAAAACAGACGCGCCGTTGCGTTTCCTGACCCGAAACGGGCCGTCGTGTACATGAGATGGAGGCAGTTGCTCGTTGATTCTGTAAACTGTGCAAATTCAGCAGAAACACAAGTGGCAAAGAGAGCGGAGAGTCGACAACatttgtacaaaataataaaacatagtaAACACGCAGTGTCCTTGATCCGTCGCGATCACTGGCTCGTGACACGGTCACATGACTTCATCAGAGGTCCCAAGCGTCCTCATTGTCTCTTCGAAACAGGAAAGAGCGTCTTTGTCCGCGCTGTGTGAAGACGTCCACCACACTCAACAAATCATCCAAAAACAACGCAAAATCTACACCACCTACATTCAGCGTTGTGGTTTTGTCCTGGTGCGCAAACACACACTGAGATTTCCAGTCCAGTCCCGATCAGCTCGAAAGAGCCATCGTGTCGATCACCTGCTCCAGTTTAGACCTCAGTCTCTGGCGGCGGGACTGTTCGTCCCTCTCCAGCGCCGACAGGATCTACGCAGAACGAGAAAACCCAATGAATTCAATGCCAATGCGGACGGAGTGTGTTTTGAAGCCTGAGCTGTATTCGCTTCTTACCTCGTCCTTGTATTTGGTGATGTAGGAGAAGATTTCGTGCAGCGCACTCATACTGTTGAACTGACTTAAATGCAGACGCGACTGTTCGGCCAGATACGCGCTCATATCCTGATCGCTGATCGCAGGCATCCGCGAGATATCAGAGTAATacctgcacacacacaaaaaaaacaaaaaacttgaaAATAATTTAGTATCTCTTCAGACCCTTCAAGATACAGTGATTGAATTAGTAAAAGAGTACAAATATCTAGGCATCATAGTTGACGATGCCCTATCTTTTAGCTCTCATATCACTCAACTGAAGAATAAACTGAAAATCAAGCTTGGGTTTTATTTCAGGAACAAGTTTTGCTTCTCATTCaatgtaaaaaagaaattagTCTCTGCTACTTTTCTCTCGGTCCTTGACTACGGTGATGTTGTATATCAGTTTGCACCTTCTTATCTTCTTTCTTCCTTAGATGCCGTTTATCATGGTGCTCTAAGGTTCAGATCAGATCGTAAATCGTCAACTCATCATTGCATTTTGTATCACAGAGTAGGTTGCCTTCTCTGTCTACCAGAAGAAAAATGCACTGGTACTTAATTATTTACAAAGCCATCTTGGGGTTGTTGCCTTCCTATCTCTGTTGTTTTATGCAACAGAAAATTACCAAGAAATATTTTCTTCGTTTGCAAAATTGCTATACTCTTTCTGTTCCTTTTACCCGAACTGAGCTAGGTAAGAAGTCTTTTATGTATGCAGCGCCGTTTGATTGGAATTTCctccaatctaaattaaaattagaaaaacTGCTGACTCTAGatcattttaaatcagttatccGGGAAATGGAAGTTGATCTAACAATATGCAACTGCTTTTAACTGTTTGTGTGAAGTTTGTCTGTGATGTTATTGATTGTACTGCTGCACATTTTGGCCAGGACACTCCTGTaaaagagatttttaatctcagagagctctttctggttaaataaaagttaaataaaaaaataaaaaacaagagaCAGTGATCGATTAGCAGTTTTAACAGCCATCAGCAGATCAAACATGTCACTCCAGACATCTGCTTTAACTCACACACTCTTTACACTGAAGCACTGAAGATCAAAGTTTTGATATTCTACACTTTACAGCTTTTTTCCTGGATGAACTTGATTTCTGAAATGAAACATTTGCAGCTTAGTTTGAGGTAGTTTTGCATTATGAACAACGTATACTTCCGTTCAAAagtattaaactgatcaaaagtgacagtaaagacatttgtaatgttacaaacgatttctattttaaataaatgctgttttttagaactttctattcatcgaagaaccttgaaaaataaaatgtagcatggtttccacaaaatattctgttttcaacaatgatattaatcagaaatgtttttgagcagcagatcagcatattagaatgatttctgaaggatcatgtgacactaaagactggagtaatgaatctGAAAatgtcagctttgatcacaggaataaatcacattttaacatatttgaccctggaccacaaaactagtcataaagggccaatttttacaatttataatgtataatgtataagGTATACACAAACATAAATATatgtaagctttccattgatatatggacggttaggataggacaatatttggtcgagatacaactatttgaaaatttggaatctaagggtgcaaatcaatcaaaatactgagaaaatcacctttgaagttgtccaaattaagttcttagcaatgcatattactaatcaaattttaagttttgatatatttacggtaggaaatttacaaaatatcttcatggaacatgatatttacttaatatcctaatgatttttgatgtaaagaaaaattggtcattttcacccatacaatgtattgttggctattactacaaatatacccgtgctacttaagactggttttgtggaccagggtcacatatattcacatagaaaacttgtaatatttcacaaaattactgtttttaatgttttaatgttttttttttttagttaattaaatacagccttggtgaccagaaccaaccccaaactttagaACGGAAGTGTAAAACAactatattcaaatatttttccACATTTTAATGATAGTCAATATgcaaactatttaaataaaaaatctaaaagcaAAAATATAGCTAAAACAATCAAGGAATGTTTTACACTATTTCTAACTCATTAAATGAAAGAATTCATAATATTCAACAACTGTTGCAATATAAAATGCATAGTGATAaacatgaatgttttttttttaaatcagttaatcaaaaattaattctaataaatataaaatttctttTTCAATACATTTTTGAGTCAACAACCAAACAATCAATCAAATATTGAACTAAATAACTAATTTATGTAAATGAATCAAACTAACTCAACTAATGCTTTTTTTTAATCAGAGAAGCTAGAGATGCAAAACTAGTCTAATGATGTTCTTTTAGGACACTTGCTCAGATAAAAAGTGCAAAATCATCCACAAACCATGGtgaatatatatatgtgaccctggaccacaaaaccagtcataaggttaaattttacaaaactgagatgtatacatcatatgaatattcaataaataagctttctattgatgtatggtttgttaggataggacaatatttggccgagatacatctatttgaaaatcaggaatctgagggtgcaaaaaaatctaaatactgagaaaatcacctttaaagttgtccaaattaggttcttaacaatgcatattactaatcaaaaattacattttgatatatttacagtaggaattttacaaagaatcatcatggaacatgatctttacttaatttcctaatgatttttggcataaaataaaaataaaaaattttgacccatgcaatgtatttttggctattgctacaaatataccccagcgacttaagactggttttgtggtccagggtcacatattataagtATGTGATATATCATGCAACATTGCAGATTCAACAGGTGACATTTGGGACTTTATTTTAtactattaaaaaaacattaactatGTCTTTTGCTTCAATAAAGTATTACATTTGCTGCtcattaatagttagtaaagtagttgttaaGATGGTTGGGTAGggttagggatgtagaatatggtcatgtagAATAAATGCTTCATGAGTACTAATAAACagacaatattttaataatatgcatgttaaaaagcaactagttaatagtaagaattgtgtAAACTCTCCATTTCAAAAAAGCAAGAAACATTAcgtgaaattaaatgaaaaacatcAGTGTGTCGTACCTTTCCACCCAATTCTTGTAGTTGGGGATGTCTTTAGCGTAGAGCAGCTTATTAGAAGGCGAATCTTTGCCCAGCTTGTGTTCCGATGTGGAGCAGGAGTCCATGAAGGTCTGAGCCACGACGGACAGACACGCGTCCGtaatgctgttcttatgaatgtCGAACACAAACTGAGGGTTCTTGATCACGTTCACCCAGAACCTCAACGGCAGACTGCAGACAAAGAGGAACAATGTTCAAACACCAACAGATAAAGTGCTGTATCTCTTCAATTTCGAGAAACGTGAACTCACCAGTTGCTCTTCCACGTGTGTCTGACATCAGGGTCTGATATCAAGTGTCTGTCGGCCTGCTCGTCTAAGAAGTCGAACATGTATTTGATGGCCAGAGGAAGCGCGCTGCCCCGGTGGGCCGTACTGAAGATGGTCTCAAACAGGTCGTCTACAAACTTCTGCAGTGTACCCTGTGAAAGATGGATGAATCAAAGAACGTTTTAGACTGTGTTTCACTAGGTAAATAAACTGAGGCATAATATTTAATCATTATACTAGTATAAGAATACATAGTGATgaacaaaaaaacatatttacagcacattatctttaaaaaaatattctaataCATGAAAAATACAGACAATCTAAACTAATTCATGTAAATTAATCCAACTCAACTAATGCTACTAAAGTATAAATCAGATGCAATTAAAACATCTGTCTTGATGCAAAACTTTTTCTTCAAGAAACTTGGTAGAAAAGGGCAAAATTATTGCAATTTCCTCACTTTAACTAAGTTTTATGTTGCAAGCAAAAACATTGTGAATATACTggaaaacattattttcttgcttagtattttgtcttgttatccagtacaaatatctaaacgaACTTAAATTAGGATACACTTACTTAAGAAGCAAAATTACATATAATAGtcgtttaaaaacaaaaaaacaaacaaacacaaaattaaGCAGGTTTATGCTTAAAAGAGGAATAATAACTGCCAATGGTGTCAGAAAAGTAtgaaataagtttatttttctgacccTATTGGCAGATATTTATTTTTAGCCTAAATTCACTAACTTTTTCAGTAAGCAAGAACTAATATCTTCTATGGTTTTGCTtgtgtcttgatttaagaatatttagatatttgtgaccctggaccacaaaaccagtcataaggttaaatttgacaaaaattagatttatacatcatatgaaagctcaatggtttgttaggataggacaatatttgactgagatacatctatttgaaatcagaaatctgaggatgcaaaaaaatctaaatactgagaaaatcacctttaaagttgtccaaattaggttcttaacaatgcatattacaaatcaaaaattacattttgatatgtttacagtaggaattttacaaaaaatcttcatggaacatgaactttacttaatttcttaatgatttttggcataaaagaaaaatcaaaaattttgtcccatgcaatgtttttttggctattgctacgaatataccccagcgacttaagactggttttgtggtccagggtcacatttgtcctgAAAAACTAGgcaaaaatactaaataagaaaaacgatttttgcagtgtatgatgCCAATGTAGTGACaatgctacattttttttttaatatgtgaccctggaccacaaaaccagtcataggggtcaattTCTTCTTATCTACATTAAAGCTGGAtgaataatctttccattgatgtgtggtttgttaggataggaaaatatttggccgaaatacaactctttgaaaatctggaatctgagggtgcaaaaaaaaaatctaaatattgagaaaattccttttaaagttgtccaaatgaagttcttagctatgcatactactaatcaaaaattaagtttttatatatttacggtaagaaatttacaaaatatcttcatggaacatgatctgtacttaatatcccaatgatttttggcataaaaagaaatcgatagttttgacccatgcgatgtattgttggctattgctacaaataaacctgtgctacttaagactgggttttgtggtccagagtcacaaatgttCAGTGAAGAATCGGTGATTGGAGCTGCTGTAGGTTCAGATGTATGTGTTCTTTACATGAACGCTATGGAGTTTGAGGGAAATGCAGCAGGTGTGAGCTGAGATATCTGTGTAGTGTCTGATGGAGACGGAGCACAGGATGGATAAAGAGCTAGTTTTTCCCAAACCGCTCAATAAGCAAAGGTCACTGGTCTAATTAAGATACAGTTCTCCATGAGAGTGGGAGCACTGGTAAATGTTAATGAGCAACTAGTCATTCACACACAAAGGTCAACACTAACTGTCTGAGGACATCAGCGAAGAAAATCAGACATGTGCTTCAAAAGTGAGGCAATTAGTTCCAGTGTGTGTTTGTCAAGACGGAGAATATTAGCCACAGATTTCACCGCACTCTTACTAAACACTCCTATCGGAGTgacacatatttatttattaaaaatataaaactattattaaaattcttttttgttcattgaaataaagctgaacaaaaatctaataaatattagatgaaacacctaaaattaaaaataaataaatgaaaatgataaaTATTGCATTGTCAACTAACTGAATTTTGAAAgtcaaagtactaaaatgactgaaactaaaaaaaaataaagatattaaaactgaacaaaaatgcagctttaatgtataaaataatataatgagAAATAAGaaatcttaaaggagaagtccacttccaaatcaaaaatgtacagataattcactcacccccttgtcatccaagatgtttatgtctttctttcttcactcgtaaagaaattttttttttttttgaggaaaacatttcaggatttctctccatatagtggacttctatggtgcccatgagtttgaacttccaaaatgcagtttaaatgcagcttcaaagggctctaaagggtcttatctagcaaaattaccggttattttctaaaaaaatgtaacctcaaatgcttgtcttgtctagctctgcatcaactctgtgtattctggttcaaaacagttagggtatgttgaaaaactcctattttctcctccaacttcgaaatcatcctacatcgctgcagaagtaccaacccagtgtttacaaagtgaacatgcacagaagatcaaacgccctttacaaaaaaaaggtaaaacagcgatgtagggcgatttttatAGCTGGaggaaaaaattagatttttttacataccctaactgtattgaaccagaacaCACAGAgttgacaagacaagcatttgaggttaaaaagtatataaattgtaattttttttcagaaaataactgatcgtttccctagataagaaccttcttcctcagctgggatcatttagagtcctttgaagctgcatttaaactgcattatgaaagttcaaactcgcgggcattatagaagtccactatatggagaacattcctcaaatgttttcctcaaaaaacaatttctttactactgaagaaagaaaaacatgaacatcttggatgacaaggcggtgagtacattacctgtaaatgTTTGTCCTGGAACTGAACTTCCTTTAAACAAGCATATAATGCTTGAATTTTTTTCGAGGTAGTATTGATATCCCTATCAAAGTGCAGGTATGCAATTCATCACCTTGGTAGCAAGCAGACGTGTCAGGTAGATCTCAGAGACCATCTTGCTGCCGCGGTCGCCCTCTCTCTGGTCCGTGTGGTCGTGGTTCTTCACCAGGTGCCAGAGTTTGGTTCCACTTTCTAGGTCTGGAGTGATCATGGGCGTCCGCGAGCGAAGGCTGTCTGGACTGCTGGCCGTTCTCAGCATGCTCTCTGTGGACACAAAGAGGACGGGTTGCTGTTTGGTAGGTTTTTAAAGTTTGCTTTAGATAACTCTAAAATAGATTCAGTGAACAGAGAAATAACTTTCATTATAACTTCATGAGAATTAGAGGAAAATTTATGCAAACAAACTGTAATGCTGAAGAAAAACTGAAAGGAGGACTGGAGAAAGATTATAATTAAgagtttaaaataaatttaaaacctAGTGATTATATTATCTAGTGATATCTCAAAACTGGGCAGTAAAACTGTTTCTTTTCTCTCTCTTCCTTCCTCACCAACAAACAAAGATTCTAGATTTTATATCCATCATTTCCATTCTATCTGAAGTTCTAGACCGCTGAGTTCATCACACTGAGGAGCAGAGCATTAgaatacacaaacacaaacaccactaaagaaaaaacagactgaaaaagactgagaaaaagggtaacactttacaataaggttcattaattaaacattagttaatgtactaactaacatgaactaaccaagagcaatacatttgttaccctatttactaatcttcattaacgttagttaacgaaaatacagttgttcattgtttgttcatgttagttcacactgcattaactaatgttaacaagattttaataatgtattagtaaatgttgaaattaacattaccaaatattaataaatgctgtgtaAGTAcagttcattattaattcatgttaactaatgtttttaactaatgttaactaatgaaccttattgtaaagtgttaccaaaaaaaggCTATGTTTGGAATAAGATACTACTACAGTAGTGATTACTGCACACTGCGTGTTATATTCTGTATagtggcttttttttttaaacgtgttCAAATTTTGTAAGTTGCACAATTTTGTAAACATGAAAATGTCTTCATTGTAAACTTTAAGATAAAAGtaaaattctacattttaaattCTAGAATTTTTTGAAAGCTCATAATTACAAATTTGATCATCGTTCATCTGccataaattttaaataaaataaatcaataaaatatataaataaataaaaaatattgcaaaaaCAAACATGGATAAATCTAGTttctaaaattacaattttgtaaacaaaaacataaaattctTTAATGTAAACTTGTACATTTGTAAAGAATATTATGTAAAATTCTAAATTCTAGATCNNNNNNNNNNNNNNNNNNNNNNNNNNNNNNNNNNNNNNNNNNNNNNNNNNNNNNNNNNNNNNNNNNNNNNNNNNNNNNNNNNNNNNNNNNNNNNNNNNNNNNNNNNNNNNNNNNNNNNNNNNNNNNNNNNNNNNNNNNNNNNNNNNNNNNNNNNNNNNNNNNNNNNNNNNNNNNNNNNNNNNNNNNNNNNNNNNNNNNNNNNNNNNNNNNNNNNNNNNNNNNNNNNNNNNNNNNNNNNNNNNNNNNNNNNNNNNNNNNNNNNNNNNNNNNNNNNNNNNNNNNNNNNNNNNNNNNNNNNNNNNNNNNNNNNNNNNNNNNNNNNNNNNNNNNNNNNNNNNNNNNNNNNNNNNNNNNNNNNNNNNNNNNNNNNNNNNNNNNNNNNNNNNNNNNNNNNNNNNNNNNNNNNNNNNNNNNNNNNNNNNNNNNNNNNNNNNNNNNNNNNNNNNNNNNNNNNNNNNNNNNNNNNNNNNNNNNNNNNNNNNNNNNNNNNNNNNNNNNNNCTCAATATGAATTGATTATGTCAGGAAAATGATATTGTGCAGTAAATTTAAAACGGTGTTGTCATCAGGTGTTCAGAGCCACTGATTTCTTTTAGTCATCAGGTCTGAAAGCAAACAGAAATGATTgatgtgagcgtgtgtgtgtgtgtgtgtgtctgaaccCGCCTCTCCACCAATGTGACGACAGTCCTGTCAAAATATGTCCAGAACTCAGCAGGATTCACCACTGTGTGTTGTGAACATTGTTGCCTAGGCAACACAGCAAGTGTtgaaggacacacacacacacacacacacacacacacacacacacacacacacacacagaggacacgcacacacacacacacgcacatgcaTGTCTGATCAAACATGGGAACAAGCTTTCAGACTGAATCTCATCTAGCTCTTATCTGTCACATGACTAAACGCGCCGTCAGTCGTGCATGTGTTGGTTTGATCAGATTAAAGTCTGTCATGTTCGGTGCCTTCACTCTGAGTGATCTTTGAACCTCCAAACCTGATGCAACCTGATGAAACAGTGTTGTCACATACTCTGCACGCTTGGCTTCATTCTTGCTTTCAGATGCAGTTCAGGTCAATGAGTTTGCTTTATTGTTCTTATTCTGGAATCTCAAATGCATCAAATTCTAcatatgtttcattttattataagttttttttttttttcgtgatgTTCACTTATAATGTTAGTCAAGCTTTGTTGCACAAAAAACAGGTGTATTGTAGTTGTTAATCAACATTTTCCCCTCTCTTTGAGTTTTTCAATGACTAAAGACTAATACAATGCCCAATTATGTGcacaaaatagaaatagaatagaaaaaatatttgtgaccctggaccacaaaaccagtcttaagtcgctggggtatatttgtagcaatagccaaaaatacattgtatgggtcaaaattattgatttttcttttatgccaaaaatcattaggaaattaagtaaagatcatgttccatgaagatattttgtaaaattcctactataaatatatcaaaatgtaatttttgatttgtaaaatgcattaagaacttaatttggacaactttaaaggtgattttctcagtatttagattttttggcaccctcagattcctgattttcaaaatCAGATGtgtctcggtcaaatattgtcctatcctaacaaaccatacatcaatagaaagcttatatatcgagctttcatatgatgtatacatctcagttttgtaaaatttaaccttatgactggttttgtggtccagggtcacattctaGGAAATAAAATCACAGTtttgtaaatgaaataaattgCACAATATTTACTACAttactcacatttgtaaattaGTAGTGAATAACTAAATAGCATTACATTGCTCTTATCTCTGATGGGTTTGTCAGTGGctcataaagtaaaaataaacaaaagtaaattgtaaaattttaaaattaaacaaattagcacaatatttattatattactcACAGTTGTAATTTAGTTGTGAATAACTGAATTGCATGAAATTGCACTTTTCTCTGATGGGTTTGTCAATggctaataaaatataataataaaataaaatacaattacaattgtgcataaattaatgaaaaaaataaataaaatgaaaaaaataaaataaaataaaaaaagtaaataaataaaatgtataaaatgaaataaaataaaataatacaaatagaaataataaaaaaat from Garra rufa chromosome 12, GarRuf1.0, whole genome shotgun sequence harbors:
- the LOC141347218 gene encoding plexin-A1-like encodes the protein MLRTASSPDSLRSRTPMITPDLESGTKLWHLVKNHDHTDQREGDRGSKMVSEIYLTRLLATKGTLQKFVDDLFETIFSTAHRGSALPLAIKYMFDFLDEQADRHLISDPDVRHTWKSNCLPLRFWVNVIKNPQFVFDIHKNSITDACLSVVAQTFMDSCSTSEHKLGKDSPSNKLLYAKDIPNYKNWVERYYSDISRMPAISDQDMSAYLAEQSRLHLSQFNSMSALHEIFSYITKYKDEILSALERDEQSRRQRLRSKLEQVIDTMALSS